The following proteins are co-located in the Macrobrachium rosenbergii isolate ZJJX-2024 chromosome 28, ASM4041242v1, whole genome shotgun sequence genome:
- the AP-1mu gene encoding AP-1 complex subunit mu-1: protein MSISAIYILDVKGKVLISRNYRGDIDMGVIEKFMPLVMEREDDGNMAPIIQTEEATFCFVKVSNLYVVSTTMINANVTLVFAFLHKLVSVASEYFKELEEESIRDNFVIIYELLDELLDFGYPQTTDTKILQEYITQEGHKLEIAPRPPIAVTNAVSWRSEGIKYRKNEVFLDVIEGVNLLANSNGNVLRSEIVGSIKMRVYLSGMPELRLGLNDKVLFESTGRGKSKSVELEDVKFHQCVRLSRFENDRTISFIPPDGEFELMSYRLNTHVKPLIWIESVIERHAHSRVEYMVKAKSQFKRRSTANNVEIIIPVPNDADSPKFKTSVGSVKYTPEKNCIVWTIKSFPGGKEYLMRAHFGLPSVEGEDIEGKPPIQVRFEIPYFTTSGIQVRYLKIIEKSGYQALPWVRYITQNGDYQLRTH from the exons ATGTCTATATCAGCTATATACATCCTTGATGTGAAGGGGAAG GTATTAATATCCCGCAATTATCGTGGTGATATTGACATGGGTGTGATAGAGAAATTCATGCCCTTGGTAATGGAACGTGAAGATGATGGTAACATGGCTCCCATTATTCAG actgaagAGGCAACATTTTGCTTTGTAAAAGTTAGTAATTTATATGTTGTGTCTACGACGATGATAAATGCTAATGTTACATTAGTGTTTGCCTTCCTGCATAAGCTTGTGTCTGTCGCTTCAGAATACTTTAAG gaattaGAGGAAGAGAGTATTAGGGATAACTTTGTTATCATTTATGAGTTATTGGATGAACTCCTAGACTTTGGTTACCCACAGACTACTGATACCAAGATTTTGCAAGA GTATATTACACAAGAGGGTCACAAATTGGAAATAGCTCCCCGTCCCCCTATAGCTGTCACCAATGCAGTATCATGGAGGTCTGAAGGaataaagtataggaaaaatgAAGTCTTTTTAGATGTGATTGAAGGAGTTAATCTTTTG GCAAATTCAAATGGTAATGTGCTCCGCAGTGAAATTGTTGGAAGTATAAAAATGCGTGTCTACCTGTCGGGAATGCCTGAGCTAAGACTAGGGCTCAATGACAAAGTACTTTTTGAATCTACAGGACGTGGCAAGAGTAAGAGTGTAGAACTTGAAGATGTTAAATTTCATCAATGTGTCAGGCTTTCAAG GTTTGAAAATGATCGGACTATTTCATTCATCCCACCCGATGGCGAGTTTGAGCTGATGTCATATCGGTTAAACACTCAC GTAAAGCCCCTTATTTGGATTGAATCTGTTATTGAAAGACATGCTCACAGCAGAGTGGAATACATGGTTAAGGCAAAATCTCAGTTCAAAAGGCGGTCTACAGCTAACAATGTGGAGATCATCATCCCTGTCCCTAATGATGCTGATTCGCCTAAGTTTAAAACGTCTGTTGGATCTGTGAAATACACGCCAGAAAAGAACTGCATTGTTTGGACAATTAAGTCCTTCCCA GGAGGCAAGGAATATTTAATGCGGGCACACTTTGGGCTGCCTAGTGTTGAAGGTGAAGACATTGAAGGAAAACCACCAATCCAAGTTCGGTTTGAAATTCCATACTTTACTACTTCTGGAATTCAG GTTCGTTATCTGAAGATTATTGAGAAGTCAGGCTACCAGGCCTTACCATGGGTTCGTTACATCACCCAAAACGGGGATTATCAGTTACGGACACATTAA